The DNA window TGCTGGAGACCATGAAGGTCGACAAGAAATCGCGCGGCAATCTGCTGCGCTTCATCGTCCTCGACGGGCTCGCCAAGCCCACCGTGCTCGAAGGCCCGGACCCGGCGGTACTGCTCGCCGCGTACGGCGAGGTCTCCAAGTGACGCGGGTGACGCGGCGGGTGCTCGTCCTGAACGGGCCCAACCTCGGCCGGCTCGGCTCGCGCGAGCCCGATGTGTACGGCGCGACCTCGTACGCGGGGCTCGTGGAGGAGTGCGGACGGCTCGGCAAGGAGCTCGGCTTCGATGTCGACGTACGCGAGACCAACGACGAGGGCGAGCTGATCCGCTGGCTCCACGAGGCCGCGGACGGGTCAATTCCGGTCGTTCTCAACCCCGGCGCGTTCACGCATTACTCGTACGGAATGAGGGACGCGGCGGCCCAGCGCACCGCGCCGCTCATCGAGGTGCACATCTCGAACCCGTACACCCGCGAGGAGTTCCGGCACACCTCGGTGGTCGCCGCCGTGGCCAGCGGTACGGTCGCGGGCTTCGGCATCGGCTCCTACCGGCTCGCCCTGCGCGCCCTCGCCGAGGAACTCGACGGCTGACCGGGCACTCTGGACCTGCCCCCGCCGTTCACAGTAGAACGGCGGGGGCAGGTACCTTTCGGTAGGCCCGGGCCGTCCTGGCCGAGCAAGAGTCGCCTGTACGAGACGGAGTGGCACCGGATGCAGCACGCAGTGGGGGCTCCGCTGCCACCACCTCAGAGGCCCGCCGCGGGGTGGACGCACGGCGCCCCGCACCCCTCCTCCCATCCCGCCGGACCGCACGCCGGGCCGCCGGCCGGGCCCCCGCGCCGCAGGGCCCCCCGCACCCGCCGCAGGCCCCGGCGCCGCCTCCGGGCACGCGCAGGCGCCCGGCTGGAGCGGACAGCCCCGCAGCACGCCCAGCGGCCGCCGTCCCGCGAGACCACCGGGCACATCCAGCTGCCGCCCGGCGGCCCGGTCCCCGTTCCCGCGCCGCCGCCGGCGGCCGCGCCCACGGACACCGGGAGTACGACGCTGGCGGTGCTGCTCATCGGCCCCGCGGGCGCGGGCAAGACCACCGTCGCGAAGCACTGGGCGCGGCACCGCCGGGTGCCGACGGCGCACATCAGCCTCGACGACGTACGCGAATGGGTGTGCTCGGGGTTCGCCGACCCGCAGTCCGGCTGGAACGAGCAGTCCGAGGCCCAGTACCGCCTGGCCCGCCGCACCTGCGGCTTCGCCGCCCGCAACTTCCTGGCCAACGGGATCTCCTGCATCGTCGACGACGCGGTCTTCCCGGACCGCCCCGTCGTCGGGCTCGGCGGCTGGAAGCGTCATGTGGGACCGGGCCTGCTGCCGGTGGTGATCCTTCCCGGGCTGGAGATCGTCCTGGAGCGCAACGCCCAGCGCAGCGGCAACCGGCGGCTGTCGGACGAGGAAGTGGCGCGGATCCACGGCCGGATGGCGGGCTGGTACGGCTCGGGGCTGCCCATCATCGACAACTCGCAGTACGACGTGCCGACCACGGCCCGGGTGCTGGACGAGGTGCTGGCCCGCTCCATAGCCAGCCCGCCCGCCTGGTAGCGCGCCGCACGGCCGGGCCACCGGGCGGACCGGACGGACGCCGCCCCATGGCCGGGCCGCTCTCCCATGGCCGGGCCGCCCCCACGGTCGGGCCGCCCCCACGGTCGGACGCGCTGAACCGGCCGGACGGCGGACACACTCGTACGCTCAAGACATGTCAGAGCTGTATGCGGTCCGCCGTGGACGGCTGCGCGACCGGTGCGCCGCCGCCGGCAGCGCCGCCGCACTGGTCTCCCGTCCCGCCAACGTCCGCTATCTCGCGGGCGGGGCGCCGCCCGGGGCCGTGCTCCTGCTCGGTCCTGACGAGGACGTACTGATCTGCCCCGGCACGACGGCCGTCGACCCCGCCGACGGCCGTCCCGACGAACAGCTGCGGATCACCGTCCTGCCGGCGCCCGGCGGCGACGCCGTCGTCGCGGCGGCGGGCACGGCCGCGGCGTCCGGCGCGGAGTCGCTCGCCGTCGAGGAGAACCACCTGACCGTCGCCCGGCACCGGGCGCTCGGCTCGGTCGCACCGGGGCTGCGCCTGGGCGACCTCGCGGGCGCCGTCGAACAGCTGCGCATCGTCAAGGACGAGGAAGAGATCGCCTCGCTGCGGATCGCGGCCGAGATCACCGACCAGGCCCTCGGTGAACTGCTCGAATCGATCCTGGTCGGCCGCACCGAGCGGCACCTGGCGCTGGAACTGGAGCGCCGCCTGGTCGACCACGGCGCCGACGGCGCCGCTTTCGCCACCTCGGTCGCCACGGGGCCCAACGCGGGTCTGGGGCGGCACCGGCCGTCGGACCGGCGGGTCGAGGAGGGTGATTTTCTCTCGGTCTGCCTCGGCGCGAACTACCGCGGTTACCGCTGTGAGATCGGCCGTACATTCGTCATCGGGACGACGCCCGCCGACTGGCAGATCGAGCTGTACGACGTCGTATTCGCCGCTCAGAGGGCGGGCCGGGAGGCGCTCGCACCGGGAGCGGAGTGCCGTGACGTCGACCGCGCGGCACGCCACCCGCTGGCCGCCGCGGGCCACGGAGAGGCGCTCGCGCCGCGGACCGGGCACGGGGTCGGGCTCGAAATCGAGGAGGACCCGCAGCTGGCACCTGCGGCCATGGGTAAACTGGACGCTTGTGTGCCGGTCACCGTCGGACCGGGGGTCCACCTCCCGGGCCGGGGCGGTGTCCGGATCGATGACACGCTCGTCGTGCGCCCCGAGGCGGACGGCGGACCCGAGCTACTCACCATCACGACCAAGGAGCTGCTCGCGCTGTAGCACCTGAGCCGCAGCCAGCACCCTGGGTCCCACCAGCCTTCAGTCCAGGAGATTCCGCAACCGTGGCTTCCACGAACGACCTCAAGAACGGCATGGTGCTCAAGCTCGACGGGGGCCAGCTCTGGTCCGTCGTCGAGTTCCAGCACGTCAAGCCCGGCAAGGGCCCTGCCTTCGTGCGCACCAAGCTCAAGAACGTGCTCTCCGGCAAGGTCGTCGACAAGACCTTCAACGCCGGCGTGAAGGTCGAGACGGCCACCATTGACCGACGCGACATGCAGTTCTCGTACATGGACGGCGAGTACTTCGTCTTCATGGACATGGACACGTACGACCAGCTCATGGTCGACCGCAAGTCCGTCGGCGACGCCGCCAACTTCCTGATCGAGGGCTTTACCGCCTCCGTCGCCCAGCACGAGGGCGAGGTGCTCTACGTCGAGCTCCCGGCCGCCGTCGAGCTGACCGTCCAGCACACGGACCCGGGCGTCCAGGGCGACCGCTCCACCGGCGGCACCAAGCCCGCCACGCTGGAGACCGGCCACGAGATCCAGGTCCCGCTCTTCATCACCACCGGTGAGAAGATCAAGGTCGACACCCGCACGAGCGATTACCTCGGCCGGGTGAACAGCTAACCGTGGCTGCCCGGAACACGGCGCGCAAGCGCGCCTTCCAGATCCTCTTCGAGGCCGACCAGCGCGGTGAGTCCGTGCAGACGGTCCTCGCGGACTGGATGCGGCACGCCAGGACCGACACCCGTCAGCCGCCGGTCAGCGAGTACACGATGCAGCTCGTCGAGGGGTACGCGCAGTACGCGGACCGCATCGAGGACCTCATGGCCACGTACGCGGTCGACTGGGAGATCGACAGGATGCCGGTCGTCGACCGGAACATCCTGCGGCTCGGCACGTACGAGCTGGTGTGGATGGACGAGACGCCCGACGCGGTGGTGATCGACGAGGCGGTGCAACTCGCCAAGGAGTTCTCCACCGACGACTCACCGTCCTTCGTGAACGGCCTCCTGGGCCGTTTCAAGGACCTCAAGCCGAATCTGCGGCGCGAATAGCGCCGGTTCGGCCGATGGACGGCTGAAAGGGCCCACAGCGCGCTTCACGGCGCACTGCGGGCCCTTTCGTCACGTCCGGGGGCGGAGCCGGGGAGGTCCGGCGGCCGGAAAGCGATGAAAAGCGCGGGAAATCGCGGGGGAACGCCGTGAACCCACGGAAAAACGCCGGGGCCGGCGGAAGTGTGAAATCTTCCGCCGGCCCCGGCGTTACGTTTCTGCTGGCGTTGCCCGGACTGTCCGGACTAGATGTCCTCGTGGGCGACGGCGCGGCGCGCGTCCGCGTCGAGCACACCCCAGCTGATGAGCTGCTCGGTCAGGACCGAGGGCGACTGGTCGTAGATCACGGCCAGCGTGCGCAGGTCGTCCTGGCGGATCGACAGGACCTTGCCGTTGTAGTCGCCGCGCTGCGACTGGATCGTGGCGGCGTAACGCTGGAGCGGGCCGGCCTTCTCGGCCGGGACGTGGGCAAGACGCTCCAGGTCCAGACGGAGCTTCGGCGGCGGCTCGGCGGCGCCGCCGGGGGTCGTACCCGGCAGGAGCTCCTGCACCGGGACGCCGTAGAAGTCCGCCAGCTCGGCGAGGCGCTGTACGGTCACGGCGCGGTCGCCGCGCTCGTACGAGCCGACCACGACGGCCTTCCAGCGGCCCTGGGACTTCTCCTCGACACCGTGAAGAGAAAGGCCCTGCTGGGTGCGGATGGCGCGGAGCTTGGCCCCGAGCTGTTTTGCGTATTCGCTGGACATATGGCTCCCCGGACGCTTTGACGACGTGCGGCTCCGCCGCGCGGCTGGTAACTCACTGTGAGGTTACGCAGCGTTACTTGGGTGCGTCAAGCCGAATGGGTCCAGACCACCTACGAGGGGGGTCCCGCAAGGGCTCTCGAATCCAGCTGGTACCGTG is part of the Streptomyces agglomeratus genome and encodes:
- a CDS encoding type II 3-dehydroquinate dehydratase, with translation MTRRVLVLNGPNLGRLGSREPDVYGATSYAGLVEECGRLGKELGFDVDVRETNDEGELIRWLHEAADGSIPVVLNPGAFTHYSYGMRDAAAQRTAPLIEVHISNPYTREEFRHTSVVAAVASGTVAGFGIGSYRLALRALAEELDG
- a CDS encoding Pro-rich N-terminal domain-containing protein: MQHAVGAPLPPPQRPAAGWTHGAPHPSSHPAGPHAGPPAGPPRRRAPRTRRRPRRRLRARAGARLERTAPQHAQRPPSRETTGHIQLPPGGPVPVPAPPPAAAPTDTGSTTLAVLLIGPAGAGKTTVAKHWARHRRVPTAHISLDDVREWVCSGFADPQSGWNEQSEAQYRLARRTCGFAARNFLANGISCIVDDAVFPDRPVVGLGGWKRHVGPGLLPVVILPGLEIVLERNAQRSGNRRLSDEEVARIHGRMAGWYGSGLPIIDNSQYDVPTTARVLDEVLARSIASPPAW
- a CDS encoding aminopeptidase P family protein encodes the protein MSELYAVRRGRLRDRCAAAGSAAALVSRPANVRYLAGGAPPGAVLLLGPDEDVLICPGTTAVDPADGRPDEQLRITVLPAPGGDAVVAAAGTAAASGAESLAVEENHLTVARHRALGSVAPGLRLGDLAGAVEQLRIVKDEEEIASLRIAAEITDQALGELLESILVGRTERHLALELERRLVDHGADGAAFATSVATGPNAGLGRHRPSDRRVEEGDFLSVCLGANYRGYRCEIGRTFVIGTTPADWQIELYDVVFAAQRAGREALAPGAECRDVDRAARHPLAAAGHGEALAPRTGHGVGLEIEEDPQLAPAAMGKLDACVPVTVGPGVHLPGRGGVRIDDTLVVRPEADGGPELLTITTKELLAL
- the efp gene encoding elongation factor P encodes the protein MASTNDLKNGMVLKLDGGQLWSVVEFQHVKPGKGPAFVRTKLKNVLSGKVVDKTFNAGVKVETATIDRRDMQFSYMDGEYFVFMDMDTYDQLMVDRKSVGDAANFLIEGFTASVAQHEGEVLYVELPAAVELTVQHTDPGVQGDRSTGGTKPATLETGHEIQVPLFITTGEKIKVDTRTSDYLGRVNS
- the nusB gene encoding transcription antitermination factor NusB; translated protein: MAARNTARKRAFQILFEADQRGESVQTVLADWMRHARTDTRQPPVSEYTMQLVEGYAQYADRIEDLMATYAVDWEIDRMPVVDRNILRLGTYELVWMDETPDAVVIDEAVQLAKEFSTDDSPSFVNGLLGRFKDLKPNLRRE
- the bldD gene encoding transcriptional regulator BldD; the protein is MSSEYAKQLGAKLRAIRTQQGLSLHGVEEKSQGRWKAVVVGSYERGDRAVTVQRLAELADFYGVPVQELLPGTTPGGAAEPPPKLRLDLERLAHVPAEKAGPLQRYAATIQSQRGDYNGKVLSIRQDDLRTLAVIYDQSPSVLTEQLISWGVLDADARRAVAHEDI